Part of the Bombyx mori chromosome 19, ASM3026992v2 genome is shown below.
gaaattatttaacatgtaagaacatattaaataataagttaTTTCAAAACGAAGTAAACGATCAATAGTATCTTGACGATTAACATTATTGAAGAGGcttctttaattaaattcatgGTATGTACAATATTTGTTCTGCAGTGTAGTGTGTAGTAGTTGTTCTGTACGCTACGTCATCATTTGTGTATTGTGACGTGGTTGAGTTTGGAGGGTAGGCGAAAATCATCGCCATCGCAATATAAAAGAgccaataatttgttttttctattGATTCCACCAATTTACTTATAACATAATAACTTATGCATTCACCTTTTAAAAAAGGGGAAACTTTTTCAAATTCATTACAATTAtcttggtttaaaaaaaaaaacaatatcaataGACATACTCTTCATTTCACGACATTAGAGGCATTAGGTCGGAtttatcataatttaaaattgaaaacttcaaaataGCATTTAAGATGTCTATTTTTGGacttaattgaaaattactctATATAGTTCTAGCATTCACGAAAACATCCCACAAGAAGTAAATATGATAGTTATATTTTTGCGGAAAGCAGATCCGACATATTGCATCTAATGCGTGGACATCTTAAAAAACTTTGTAGTttaaaaagccttttttttcttaGCTTTAACTTTTTTGGCAATCCgaaaagattttatttaacgCAACTAAAGCCTACGcacaactataataataataattagatttaaaataagTTAGTTACCATAATCGTGCCAGTTACCGTAAGATTCACTTTTCAAAGCTCCAAGCaaacttttatagaaaataaataataatctcatacgtaaataaatattaccacgagtatacaaaataataatgggATTCTATTTACAAATAACGATGTTGAAATGAttgtgaattaattaaattagattttattaatgaagacatgagtggatgaagggggttaagtaccatttttaagatttttgagtttttacattgaatgaaggttaAGTGTCTACAAATTATATTAGACCTAAAAATTCCGGATTTAAAgcctatttttagaaattatacgTGATGAAGCAATTATGTacaaagaaaaagtacaagtaaaaaAGTTTGTTGCCAGTTTACTATTACTAAAactaacaaattgtatcatatccccttcatccactcgtgTCTTTAATTATTAGTTGTCACTTATAAGATATGCGATTGTACTGTCTTTGTAAACGTGagcttttttttagttttgttgtaacttacaaaaaataatatcagtAATTAAGGAATTGATTGGCAATACCATAATAGAGTCAAAGGTACAACTTTAACATTTTAATgtaacacatattattatggccAGGGTTACGATTCGAAAGAATAATAAGtcttattacaatttaaaagttGATTTCGATTGAACTGTTAATATCAAATtgtattgttaatatcataattCAATTAAAGAGGTTTTCATGAGGGAAtgagtatatatatacatttttttaattgtcttccTTTGTTGACTTTGACTTCATTACATTGAAGAAAGTATAGTAACAAATGGCCGACATTGAAAGGTTTAAtgacaattgaaaaaaaaaaacaaatttaagccTTAGCTTTGTTAGTTTAAAATACTTATATGTacacaaatatgtatgtacaatcCTTCAAATATAGAGCAACAAAAAATTGCTGAccaaattttaatatgtttagTAAAAAAACATGAAACGTTTCTGACGACGATTGGAAAACTTATTTTTTGGAcagctacaaaataaataaacgacgATTGTTCGATCACACACGCGGCCCCCCAACCCCCCTCGGACGGGCGGCCacagttcagtgtgcttagtgcgagtttcttaacgctctcgatagcgtaaaagttaacgcaattttgtatgcagttggaacagcgccctctagcgacaaacgtacgcaaacgtacccattccatacaaatacgagctaacttttacgctatcgagagcgttaagaaactcgcactaagcacacagcttaCGATCCTAATGATTTATCGACATTAAGTTTGTGATCTAGCTAGTCTCATACGTAAAGCGCTGTACAGTTCCTATCTAAACTTACAACTTAAGCTAAATCAGACGCGACTCGGATAATACGAGCACTTCGAGTATCAGTCATTCGTCAAATCTCagttcgtcttctcgcattaaaactgtataatctcaacaaacttactaattttacaggagagtgttttaaatgtttaacatgtgatatttttaatattaatcatctttgcaacatttatttttctttttttaccagtacttacattatctgtcttttaaaaagtaagataaaattatgtaagtattaaatttgttaatagtagtcaaaacataggtaaattaaaaataacaaaaaaactaaaactaaacttcgctcttttgacagtatctatgagaaaaatactggctataccaaatgattccgtatttgaatttaatttcgactatttttggaaattgtataattttaatgcgaaaaggcgatttCTTATCTAGTTTGTGATTGTACCGTTGTAGTGGAGAGGGGCTGCACTAGAGGCACGCGTGCGGGTTGTGGGAGCACCAGCGCGGCCACAGCGGCGCCGCCCGCACCCCCCGCGCCACCAGCCGCGCCCGCTGTGTGTCGAGCCGCAAGTACACATCCGCCGTGGCGCCCTCGGCACGGTCTGCCCACAGCCGCTCCGCCAGAGCTGCCGTCCGGGGCCACACGCGCGCGTCCAACCCGCCCGGACCCAACTGCTCCGTCCACTGGCACGCTGCGCCACCCTCCACCGGCCATGCCGCGCTCTCGGGCGTTTCCGTCGCCCACGGTCGGTGCTCGTACACCTGCTGCCACGACCGGTACGGCCCGCAGTGTCCGTCCGAGCTGTCGCGCCACGACCCGAACCCGCAGTCGAGGTACCAGGCGTCCACGTGCGAGATCACCGATCGGAAGCCGGCGTCCAAAACCGCACGCGACTCGGGCCACTGCGACGCGCCCCACACATGTACGCCAAAGCGTTTTGGGTCGAGGCGTTCGAGGTACGGGGAGCGCGTCAATCGCGATGACCAAAGCAGAGTGAGCTCTGGCGCTTTACCCCCATTCGCTCGTTCGAGAACGTGCATGGCTTGTCGCGTGAACTCCATCCAAAGATCCATCGGATCCGTATCATTGAAGTGCTTAGCCCAGCACTGTTCCGACACCTCATCGCCACCAAGGTGGAAGATGTCGTCGACCCCAGTTAATTGAATGATCTCCCTGTAGACGTGTTCTAGTAAATCGTATATGTGAGGGTTGCGAGGATTCAGTTGGCCGCACGGAGGTTCTCCGCAGTAGGAACTCCAGGGTTCCGCCTCTATGCAGTGCGCTAAGTGGCCGAGGCCAGCCTCCGGACCCCAACCGAAAGCTCGACCGACGTGCGCCGGTGTGTCTATTTCCATCAGCACCCGGATTCCTCTGATGCGTGCGTATTTAACAATTGTTCTCACGTCGTCGGACGTGTACACTGCGCCCGGTCCGTAGGCGCCGTGCTGCGCCAGTTGGGGTGCGCTGTCTAACTTCCACGGAAACGATTGTGAATCGCTCACGTGCCAGTGGAACGTATTTAGTTTGTTCGCGGCCATCGCGTCTATGGTGCGGAGAAGCTCACTGACGGGGAAAAAATTACGAGCCGTATCCAGAAGCAGGCCACGGTAAGGAAAACGAGGGGCATCAACTACAGTTGCCGCTTCTAGTATGAGTAGCGATCCGGCGTACGGATCCAGCCAGGTGACCTGCAAAAGTGTTTCGAGGCCGTGTCTCGCTCCGCAGAACGAATGCGCTGTGATGTCTACGACGAGGGAATTGCCGGAGGGCCGTAAGGCGAGTTTGTAGCTTTCGTTCGTGTCGAGCCGCATACGAGGGTCGCCGGATCCGTTCACGGATACCTTCACCAGTACGTCCCGCGGGGGTCCTATGTCAGATCGACGGTTTTCACCGACCACGCCATGTTCTAAAGTTCGCATGTGATTTTGCATCACGATAAACGCTTCGTTTAAGTGTTTGGTGACGTCGCGTGATGGTGACGCTATAACTTTGAGGGAGAAGCGGTCCGATCTCACGGGCACAGCCGCCGATGCGAGGCTGACAGGCCCCGTCGGCTGTGGCCAGAGCTGGGTGGAGGCGCACAGCATGTTGCAAGTCTGCAGCGACTGTAGCGTCGTCGTATCCGATGCTTGATACCTCTCGCATCGGTCGTGTTGACATAACCAAGACCACTGAGGTTCGATGCCCctataacaacaacaataatattaaattacatttatatattgttctagctgacccggcagacttcgtagtgcccgaatcgataaataaaagacgtaaacttttgcacaaaataataaacttaaaacaaacaaaaggaatccgttcaacgggggacacatcgatgagaaaacaaaatttttatttaattccgagcattttcatatttatctaccttttaaacgttccctggactttcacgaataattcaagaccaaaattagctaaatcggtcaagccgttctcgagttttacggCCTGGCCatggggatcggcggtgcgaacagcgaagcggtggacgaggcgaccattcgcgcagcaccgtttgcaggccacgggtactcacgttcgccgccgcgactagtaaggaagtccgacagcgaaatgtctatatcgaaattatctcgatattgtttacaaattaatagtttttttggttcgggacctattatttggtaaagattgtgaagtacatgatttgaataagaatcggagtgtacctatagatggagaattccacaagaagtacgagaaatactttgggtggctagacttccaaatagctgatctagctagtatttcagctatatattttttttattgcttagatgggtggatgagctcacagtccaccttgtgttaagtggttactgaagcccatagacatccacaacgtaaatgcgccacccaccttgcgatataagttctaaggtctcaagtatagttacaatggctgccccacccttcaaaccgaaacgcattactacttcacggcagatataggcagggtggtggtacctacccgcgcggactcacaagaggtcctaccaccagtaattacgaaaattataattttgagggtttcatttttattacacgatgttattccttcaccgtggaaatcaatcgtgaacattaaaatttgttgagtacgtatttcattacaaaaattggtacccgcctgatattcgactaccggtgcatcgctcaacaccggacgtcttatccgttcggccacgacgagtttaaaagtataaaaaaaaaaaaaaaaaattataaaatataaaaatttcggcgttcatttttcgcggcgaaaacaactaaactcatttaatcactgcactattcgccgcgactaccgctcgactcggTGGCTTGCGCCGTccttattcatgcatttgttttgctcgcccgccgcatcgtaaGTCGCCCGCGcaattcgctcggtacatttcgccggtcgcttcgccggtcgccggtgcgcgtggcttgttaggtacatttctatgctcttattttagtcgctagacgcttcgccgttcgcaccgcgcgaatattcgtatcggcgaatgtcccgtggccaggctgttagggcgactaacgaacagcaattattttttttaaataaagattataatataattgttaatTGGATCATGGCAGTGGTTGTCAAATTTTGGGTCTGAGTGATAAAAAAACTTACGAATACATGGAGTGAAGCGGTCTGTTGGCGCTGTCGTCAGTCTGCTGTTTCCAGTAGAGTACAGCAGCAGCGGTGCAGGCGGCCGCGGCTAGCATGAGCACGGCTCGTCGCAGCCGCCCCACCCTCGCAAATCTCGCCGTCAAGCCAAGCCATAATGCATCACCCCACGACATCATCTTCATCACCTATCGATGCAgctgaaatagaaat
Proteins encoded:
- the FDL gene encoding fused lobes, with amino-acid sequence MMSWGDALWLGLTARFARVGRLRRAVLMLAAAACTAAAVLYWKQQTDDSANRPLHSMYSGIEPQWSWLCQHDRCERYQASDTTTLQSLQTCNMLCASTQLWPQPTGPVSLASAAVPVRSDRFSLKVIASPSRDVTKHLNEAFIVMQNHMRTLEHGVVGENRRSDIGPPRDVLVKVSVNGSGDPRMRLDTNESYKLALRPSGNSLVVDITAHSFCGARHGLETLLQVTWLDPYAGSLLILEAATVVDAPRFPYRGLLLDTARNFFPVSELLRTIDAMAANKLNTFHWHVSDSQSFPWKLDSAPQLAQHGAYGPGAVYTSDDVRTIVKYARIRGIRVLMEIDTPAHVGRAFGWGPEAGLGHLAHCIEAEPWSSYCGEPPCGQLNPRNPHIYDLLEHVYREIIQLTGVDDIFHLGGDEVSEQCWAKHFNDTDPMDLWMEFTRQAMHVLERANGGKAPELTLLWSSRLTRSPYLERLDPKRFGVHVWGASQWPESRAVLDAGFRSVISHVDAWYLDCGFGSWRDSSDGHCGPYRSWQQVYEHRPWATETPESAAWPVEGGAACQWTEQLGPGGLDARVWPRTAALAERLWADRAEGATADVYLRLDTQRARLVARGVRAAPLWPRWCSHNPHACL